A part of Rhipicephalus microplus isolate Deutch F79 chromosome 8, USDA_Rmic, whole genome shotgun sequence genomic DNA contains:
- the LOC142768422 gene encoding uncharacterized protein LOC142768422 translates to MLVHAMHVVALATQCICRTYTPDLVPCSAKAGERTVFVTEAEVTELPNIATATLILQVQVDVELSPNTGIEVTIDNGRNSSCSSASGPCHYKLCDPITDIEEQLFEAFGSRCPVPSGSYSVKIMLEETSSPRDAESVPKVTIRLNITDKDKPVGCTALVFDPDNNSAP, encoded by the exons ATGCTTGTTCACGCTATGCACGTAGTAGCGCTGGCAACACAATGCATTTGTAGGACTTACACGCCTGACCTTGTTCCATGTTCTGCAAAAGCAG GTGAAAGAACAGTTTTCGTCACGGAAGCCGAAGTCACCGAGTTACCCAACATTGCTACAGCGACCCTTATACTGCAGGTTCAAGTGGACGTAGAATTATCCCCAAACACAGGTATAGAAGTAACAATTGACAACGGAAGAAATTCGTCGTGCTCGAGTGCATCGGGTCCTTG TCACTACAAGCTCTGTGACCCCATAACGGATATAGAGGAACAGCTTTTCGAGGCCTTTGGAAGCCGTTGTCCTGTTCCCTCGGGTAGTTACAGCGTGAAAATTATGCTCGAAGAAACGTCATCTCCTAGAGATGCAGAAAGC GTACCAAAAGTCACTATTCGACTGAATATCACAGATAAAGACAAGCCCGTGGGTTGCACAGCACTCGTATTTGATCCCGATAATAATTCTGCACCTTGA